From the uncultured Fretibacterium sp. genome, the window GAAGGGACTCCCCCCTCCGCTTTCGCCCCCCGGGCACCGTCGCCTCGCCCTTATAGGGTTCCTTGGCACGACGGATCAACAGAATTTTGTCGTCCCGAATCAAAAAACAAAAGACGATGGGGACGCAATAGGCGCAATGTTCCCAGCTCTCCATACTCATCGGATTTCCTCCTTAACATAATCAATTATACAATCTGGGGCTCAGAACCACAGGGGCCTCTCGTCCCTGAAATGCGGGATCGCTCCGTCCCGGTAGGGATCGTAGCGGTTTATGTTGCAGCCGAATTCCTTAAGAAGACAAATTTTGTCCTCCGGCGTCCATTCGATCCGCGACATGCCGTCGAAGGCCTGGATCTGTCCGTCGTGCATGGCGTCCTTGAAACACCATTCGACCACGGTCTGGTACCCTTTGTGAAAAAACTGCCTGATGTCCCATCGAAGGACGCTCCCACGGGTGTTCCACTCGTCGAACCACTGTTTGATCCTCGGCAGGCCCCTGTATTCCGGCCCCCAGCTCTCGATGTACACGGCGTCGTCGGAAAAAACGTCGGATATCCCCAGAGCGCTCTTTTGCAGCCACATATCGAACCACAGCCTGACGATCCTTTCCCTTCTGTCCCTTGTCTCCATATCCTCTCCTCACTCCCTTTCCCCGTCGTGCCAGAGCTTCCCTTACGAAGCGTTCCCCTCCGCCTTGGGCTTGGGGGGCTTCGGGAGAGCCTCGCCCCTCTCGGGGGCGGCTGGGAAACGGACGTCCACCTGCGGGTAGGGGATATCCACGCCCTCCTGTCGGAACAGGGACAGGATGTGGTGGCGCATGTCGCTCGCCACCTTCGTCGAGGAGGCCGTGCTCAGGTCCACCCAGAAATAGAGCGTGAAGTCCAGGGAGCTGTCCCCGAAGCCCTGGAAGAGGACGAAGGGAGCGGGATCCTTGAGGACCTTGGAGTGGTCCTTCAGCACCTTCAGCAGCAGCTCCTCCACGTGGCGCGAGTCCGAGTCGTAGGAGACGCCGACCTTCAATGTGTCCCGCTTCTTCGCGTCCGAGCCCGTCCAGTTCGTCACCCGGTTCTCCAGCAGATAACGGTTCGGCATGATGACGTCGATGTTCTCCCAGGTCTTGATGCGGGTGGAGCGGGACCCTATCTCCTCGACGGTCCCCGAGATGCCGTCGACCTCGATGATGTCCGCGATCTTGAAGGGGCGGCTGAACATG encodes:
- a CDS encoding nuclear transport factor 2 family protein → METRDRRERIVRLWFDMWLQKSALGISDVFSDDAVYIESWGPEYRGLPRIKQWFDEWNTRGSVLRWDIRQFFHKGYQTVVEWCFKDAMHDGQIQAFDGMSRIEWTPEDKICLLKEFGCNINRYDPYRDGAIPHFRDERPLWF